The Streptomyces kanamyceticus genome window below encodes:
- a CDS encoding 4-hydroxybenzoate 3-monooxygenase encodes MPGAPERRSLVVVIGAGPAGLTVANILRAASVDCVVLETESREFIEQRPRAGFVEEWAVRALEERGFAEGIMARAQAHHECEFRWAGERHTFRYGELSGRRHFVYPQPLLVTDLVRAYADRAGGDIRFGVREVALHGMDTDRPAVSYTDPETGQRLRIDCAAVAGCDGARGVTRASLPAERVSVARHDYGIGWLALLAEAPPSSDCVVFGLHPRGFAAHMARGPRMTRYYLECTPGDDPDNWSYDRVWSELRTRLDAAGARPLTEGRLIEKRVLDMHNYVVEPMSYGRLHLAGDAAHLAAPIAAKGMNLALHDALLLGDALVAHCARGDGSGLRGYSDAALRRVWQYEEFSEWFSEVLHGTSSGDPFKAGTAAARLRRLFGSQSAATAFADLYIGNEVDN; translated from the coding sequence GTGCCCGGTGCCCCCGAACGCCGTTCACTCGTCGTCGTCATCGGCGCGGGCCCCGCCGGTCTGACCGTCGCCAACATCCTGCGTGCCGCGTCCGTCGACTGCGTGGTGCTGGAGACGGAGAGCAGGGAGTTCATCGAGCAACGGCCTCGCGCGGGCTTCGTCGAGGAGTGGGCGGTGCGGGCCCTGGAGGAGCGGGGGTTCGCCGAGGGGATCATGGCTCGCGCGCAGGCACACCACGAGTGCGAGTTCCGGTGGGCGGGGGAGCGGCACACGTTCCGCTACGGCGAACTGTCCGGGCGCCGCCACTTCGTCTATCCCCAGCCCCTGTTGGTCACCGACCTCGTGCGCGCCTACGCGGACCGCGCGGGCGGCGACATCCGGTTCGGCGTACGCGAGGTGGCGCTGCACGGCATGGACACGGACCGCCCTGCGGTCTCGTACACGGACCCGGAGACCGGACAGCGCCTGCGCATCGACTGCGCGGCCGTCGCGGGCTGCGACGGTGCGCGCGGCGTCACCCGGGCGAGCCTGCCCGCCGAGCGCGTCAGTGTCGCCCGGCACGACTACGGCATCGGCTGGCTCGCGCTGCTCGCCGAGGCGCCGCCGTCCAGCGACTGTGTCGTCTTCGGCCTGCACCCCCGCGGCTTCGCCGCCCACATGGCGCGCGGCCCGCGGATGACCCGCTACTACCTGGAGTGCACGCCCGGCGACGACCCGGACAACTGGTCGTACGACCGGGTCTGGTCCGAGCTGCGCACCAGGCTCGACGCGGCCGGGGCGCGGCCGCTCACCGAGGGGCGGCTCATCGAGAAGCGCGTCCTGGACATGCACAACTACGTCGTGGAGCCCATGTCGTACGGGAGGCTGCACCTCGCGGGCGATGCCGCGCACCTCGCCGCGCCGATCGCCGCCAAGGGCATGAACCTCGCGCTGCACGACGCGCTGCTGCTCGGTGACGCGCTGGTCGCCCACTGCGCCCGGGGCGACGGGAGCGGGCTGCGCGGATACTCCGATGCCGCGCTGCGCCGGGTGTGGCAGTACGAGGAGTTCTCGGAGTGGTTCTCCGAGGTGCTGCACGGGACGTCGTCGGGCGACCCCTTCAAGGCGGGCACCGCGGCCGCCCGGCTGCGCAGGCTCTTCGGCTCGCAGAGCGCCGCGACCGCGTTCGCCGACCTCTACATCGGCAACGAGGTCGACAACTGA
- a CDS encoding chymotrypsin family serine protease, protein MLRTLRALGLAVVLAAGMTVATAPSAGADSLTPVGGGSGIIFRLSPTPEAPQSYYICTLTAVGRDATGNLVGLTNAHCFIDDKGNKLVGEKVYLDSSPAGTAAAPAPIPDSRPDLKTGSIGTVTHVSTPNNLLNTGPKGLDYAVIDLDESRVAPTTTVGSVTITSVGAPPANGTRMCEQDHRTGLTCGIKLGTNGIWFNHLISTDGGDSGAPVVNGQTLVGNAFGAQHSSPILSIIDEMNANGGVGAGFHLAS, encoded by the coding sequence ATGTTACGAACCCTGCGCGCCCTTGGTCTCGCCGTTGTCCTGGCGGCGGGCATGACCGTCGCCACCGCCCCGTCCGCCGGTGCGGACAGCCTCACACCCGTCGGCGGCGGCAGCGGGATCATCTTCCGGCTGAGCCCGACTCCGGAGGCGCCCCAGAGCTACTACATCTGTACGCTCACCGCCGTCGGCCGTGACGCCACCGGCAACCTCGTCGGCCTGACCAACGCCCACTGCTTCATCGACGACAAGGGCAACAAGCTGGTCGGCGAGAAGGTCTACCTGGACAGCTCGCCCGCCGGGACCGCCGCCGCCCCGGCCCCGATCCCCGACAGCCGTCCCGACCTCAAGACGGGCAGCATCGGCACGGTGACGCATGTCAGCACACCGAACAACCTGCTCAACACCGGTCCCAAGGGCCTGGATTACGCGGTGATCGACCTGGACGAGAGCAGGGTCGCGCCCACCACCACCGTCGGTTCGGTGACCATCACCTCGGTCGGCGCCCCGCCCGCCAACGGCACGCGCATGTGCGAGCAGGACCACCGCACCGGCCTCACCTGCGGCATCAAGCTGGGCACCAACGGCATCTGGTTCAACCACCTCATCTCGACCGACGGCGGCGACTCCGGCGCACCCGTCGTCAACGGCCAGACCCTGGTGGGCAACGCCTTCGGCGCCCAGCACAGTTCGCCGATCCTGAGCATCATCGACGAGATGAACGCCAACGGCGGCGTCGGCGCGGGCTTCCACCTCGCGTCCTGA
- a CDS encoding NADPH:quinone reductase → MKSVIRTTAGGPEVLRLVERPVPEPGPGEVRVRVHVSGVNPTDWRSRRRALPQGMREQVPHQDGAGVIDAVGPQVDPARVGQRVWLWEAAWERPWGTAQQYTLVPDRHAVALSDHAPFELGASLGIPALTAHRALTVHDGGPGRIAPESLRGVTVLVAGGAGAVGNAAIQLARWAGARVVTTVSNPAKAALARAAGAHEVVDYRTQDAAAEILAFAPEGVDIVVEVAPGANAALGIAVAAPGAVVAYYSGGEGEQLTVPVLSSLSANLRWQSVFVYTVPPVAKQHAVADVAAAVEAGALRVGAEAGLPLHRFTLDRVADAHTALEQGLVGKVLLDVP, encoded by the coding sequence ATGAAGTCCGTCATCCGGACGACGGCCGGTGGCCCGGAGGTTCTCCGACTCGTCGAGCGTCCGGTCCCCGAGCCAGGACCCGGCGAGGTACGTGTCCGGGTGCACGTCTCCGGCGTCAACCCGACCGACTGGCGCAGCCGCAGGCGCGCCCTTCCGCAGGGCATGCGCGAGCAGGTGCCCCACCAGGACGGTGCCGGGGTGATCGACGCCGTCGGCCCGCAGGTCGACCCGGCGCGGGTCGGGCAGCGGGTGTGGCTCTGGGAGGCCGCGTGGGAGCGGCCCTGGGGCACGGCTCAGCAGTACACGCTGGTCCCCGACCGGCACGCCGTCGCCCTGTCCGACCACGCCCCGTTCGAACTCGGCGCGTCCTTGGGCATCCCGGCCCTGACCGCGCACCGCGCGCTGACCGTTCACGACGGCGGACCGGGGCGCATCGCACCCGAAAGCCTGCGGGGTGTGACCGTCCTGGTGGCGGGTGGTGCCGGTGCCGTCGGCAACGCGGCGATCCAGCTCGCCCGATGGGCCGGGGCACGTGTGGTCACCACCGTCAGCAACCCCGCCAAGGCCGCGCTCGCGCGCGCGGCCGGTGCCCACGAGGTGGTCGACTACCGTACGCAGGACGCGGCGGCGGAGATCCTGGCGTTCGCCCCCGAGGGCGTCGACATCGTCGTGGAGGTCGCACCGGGCGCCAACGCCGCCCTCGGCATCGCGGTGGCCGCACCGGGCGCCGTGGTGGCCTACTACTCGGGTGGCGAGGGCGAGCAGTTGACCGTCCCGGTGCTCTCCTCGCTGTCGGCGAACCTGCGCTGGCAGAGCGTCTTCGTCTACACCGTGCCGCCGGTGGCGAAGCAGCACGCCGTCGCCGACGTCGCGGCGGCCGTGGAGGCAGGCGCGCTGCGGGTGGGAGCGGAGGCCGGACTGCCGTTGCACCGCTTCACGCTCGACCGCGTCGCCGACGCCCACACCGCTCTCGAACAGGGCCTCGTCGGGAAGGTTCTGCTCGACGTCCCGTGA
- a CDS encoding helix-turn-helix domain-containing protein yields MDPHRVVALLNPPQSPFELACAAEVFGAALPDEPARYTFLTCAERPGPLRTTAGFAMLVDAGLAALAEADTVVVPGWQPPGAPVPSAVTDALRSAHRRGARIVAICTGAFVLAQAGLLDGRRATTHWRSSAQLAAAHPEVAVDQDVLFVDHGDVATSAGTGAGIDLCLHLVRGDHGAAYAARIARNMVLPPHREGSQLQYAAQPAPARADESLAPLLEWAADRLDTRLTLDRLAERAGLSSRTLARRFAEQLGTSPGQWLLGRRIEAARVLLEQTDLPVETVATRVGLASAVNLRRHFRTHLGTTPGAYRRTFGEA; encoded by the coding sequence ATGGATCCGCATCGGGTGGTGGCGCTGCTCAACCCGCCCCAGTCGCCCTTCGAACTCGCCTGCGCCGCCGAGGTCTTCGGCGCGGCCCTGCCGGACGAGCCCGCCCGCTACACCTTCCTGACCTGCGCCGAGCGCCCAGGACCCCTGCGGACCACCGCAGGTTTCGCGATGCTCGTCGACGCGGGTCTGGCGGCCCTGGCGGAGGCGGACACCGTGGTCGTCCCCGGCTGGCAGCCGCCCGGCGCCCCGGTGCCGTCCGCCGTCACCGACGCGCTGCGGTCCGCCCACCGGCGCGGGGCGCGGATCGTCGCCATCTGCACGGGGGCGTTCGTCCTCGCGCAGGCCGGACTGCTCGACGGCCGCCGCGCCACCACCCACTGGCGCAGCAGCGCCCAACTCGCCGCCGCCCACCCCGAGGTGGCGGTGGACCAGGACGTGCTCTTCGTGGACCACGGCGACGTGGCGACCAGCGCAGGAACCGGCGCGGGCATCGACCTGTGCCTGCACCTCGTGCGCGGCGACCACGGCGCGGCGTACGCCGCGCGGATCGCCCGGAACATGGTCCTGCCGCCGCACCGGGAGGGCAGCCAACTCCAGTACGCCGCACAGCCCGCACCAGCACGGGCGGACGAGTCGTTGGCGCCCCTGCTGGAGTGGGCCGCCGACCGGCTCGACACCCGGCTGACCCTCGACCGCCTCGCCGAACGGGCCGGACTGTCCAGCCGGACCCTCGCCCGCCGGTTCGCCGAACAGCTCGGCACCAGCCCCGGGCAGTGGCTGCTCGGTCGGCGCATCGAGGCGGCACGGGTCCTCCTGGAGCAGACCGACCTGCCGGTCGAAACCGTCGCCACCCGGGTCGGCCTCGCCTCCGCGGTCAACCTGCGCCGCCATTTCCGTACCCATCTCGGCACCACGCCCGGCGCCTACCGGCGGACCTTCGGCGAAGCCTGA
- a CDS encoding alpha/beta fold hydrolase has product MSETTETTVLRTAVQVDGEAASYLTVERDGPVVLLLHGTYWSRVWLPVIGRLAEAGLRPFAVDLPGLGRSGGELTPATATVPALADWVARFASALRLPGPIAVAGHDIGGAIAQHLLVHGQLDVRRLALVNSVLYDSWPAPHVARFRGSGADAGTTVDDVLAARREAVTSALAGVAGEQLIADYVEPWTDARVRRSWMTMAGAADSRYTLELVPALRRSTTPKLLIWGEDDRHERVEYAERFTAEIPHTTLIRIPAADHIPTENAPDAIAHALVDFFTPQSS; this is encoded by the coding sequence ATGAGTGAAACCACCGAAACGACAGTGCTGAGGACCGCGGTTCAGGTGGACGGCGAAGCGGCCAGCTACCTGACCGTGGAGCGGGACGGCCCGGTCGTACTGCTGCTGCACGGCACGTACTGGAGCCGGGTCTGGCTCCCGGTCATCGGCCGCCTCGCCGAAGCGGGGCTGCGGCCCTTCGCGGTCGACCTCCCCGGCCTCGGACGCTCGGGAGGCGAGCTCACCCCGGCAACGGCCACGGTCCCCGCCCTCGCGGACTGGGTGGCGCGGTTCGCGTCCGCGCTGCGGCTCCCCGGGCCGATCGCCGTGGCGGGCCATGACATCGGCGGCGCCATCGCCCAGCACCTCCTCGTCCACGGCCAACTGGACGTACGCCGCCTCGCCTTGGTCAACTCCGTCCTCTACGACTCCTGGCCCGCTCCTCATGTGGCCCGGTTCCGGGGCTCGGGGGCCGATGCGGGGACCACCGTCGACGACGTTCTCGCCGCCCGCCGCGAGGCGGTGACGTCAGCGCTGGCCGGTGTCGCCGGCGAGCAGCTGATCGCGGACTACGTGGAGCCGTGGACCGATGCGCGGGTGCGCCGTTCCTGGATGACCATGGCGGGCGCGGCCGACAGCCGCTACACCTTGGAACTCGTGCCCGCGCTGCGGCGGTCCACCACACCCAAGTTGCTGATCTGGGGCGAGGACGACCGGCACGAGCGGGTGGAGTACGCCGAGCGGTTCACCGCGGAGATCCCGCACACCACCCTCATACGTATCCCGGCCGCGGATCACATCCCCACGGAGAACGCACCCGACGCGATCGCCCACGCGCTCGTCGATTTCTTCACCCCGCAGAGCTCGTAG
- a CDS encoding phosphatase PAP2 family protein, giving the protein MNSPLARLGARTSGSGVARAVTNALQPRNVLVSGMLGIGAVAGGLAGLAWGLLGALCAGLVPAAYIEFERKRGTWGDRHVVDRTKRAPIFLVILASVGTGALLMTWGHAPSDVIRAMVALWVMTVALLSVNTVWKISVDSAVASAVVALLSVVHSPWWLVGYAATVVVCWSRVALRYHTVWQTVAGATLGALTTVAWVGA; this is encoded by the coding sequence ATGAATTCGCCCCTAGCCAGGCTCGGCGCCAGGACGTCAGGGAGCGGCGTCGCCCGCGCCGTCACCAATGCCCTGCAGCCCCGCAACGTGCTCGTGTCCGGCATGCTCGGGATCGGCGCCGTCGCGGGTGGCCTCGCCGGTCTGGCATGGGGACTTCTCGGCGCGCTCTGCGCCGGACTGGTGCCCGCCGCCTACATCGAGTTCGAACGGAAACGGGGGACTTGGGGCGACCGCCACGTGGTGGACCGGACGAAGCGCGCCCCCATCTTCCTCGTCATCCTGGCCTCCGTCGGGACCGGCGCACTCCTGATGACATGGGGGCACGCCCCGTCGGACGTCATCAGAGCCATGGTCGCGCTGTGGGTGATGACCGTCGCGCTGCTGAGCGTCAACACGGTCTGGAAGATCTCCGTCGACTCCGCGGTCGCCTCGGCCGTGGTCGCACTGCTCTCTGTCGTACACAGCCCGTGGTGGCTGGTGGGGTACGCCGCGACCGTGGTGGTGTGCTGGTCCCGAGTGGCCCTCAGGTATCACACCGTGTGGCAGACCGTGGCGGGCGCGACCCTGGGAGCGCTGACCACGGTTGCTTGGGTCGGGGCCTGA
- a CDS encoding GNAT family N-acetyltransferase, whose translation MTIVLNEPGIDELTGAVDALRVWQDDRTPLQLHPGDLGWAWALGAERLAADVRTWSVDGRIVAVGYLDGPDVLRLTTAPDLRQDGDLARRLLADLNDPARGVLPPGQVGLEIPDGALLREVLLEAGWNLDEPWTPLRRDLAEPVKDSGLRIEVAGPETAGVRTAVHRSAFGSSKFTEEVWHVLAAGPVYADARCLIGYDDQDNAVAAATVWSAGPGRPGLLEPVGVHADHRGRGYGTAISVAAAATLREMGASSAIVSTPSSNAAAVATYTAAGYEPSSERLDVSRPA comes from the coding sequence ATGACGATCGTTCTGAACGAGCCCGGAATCGACGAGTTGACCGGGGCAGTGGATGCCCTCCGCGTATGGCAGGACGACCGTACGCCGCTGCAACTCCATCCGGGAGACCTCGGCTGGGCCTGGGCGCTGGGTGCGGAGAGGCTGGCCGCGGACGTCCGCACCTGGAGCGTGGACGGACGGATCGTTGCCGTCGGGTACCTGGACGGCCCTGATGTGCTGCGCCTGACGACCGCGCCGGACCTGCGACAGGACGGTGATCTGGCGCGCCGGTTGCTGGCGGACCTCAATGATCCGGCGCGCGGGGTCCTGCCTCCCGGGCAGGTCGGCCTCGAAATCCCCGACGGCGCCCTGCTGCGCGAGGTCCTCTTGGAGGCGGGCTGGAATCTTGACGAGCCGTGGACGCCGCTGCGCCGCGACCTCGCCGAGCCGGTGAAGGACTCCGGCCTGCGGATCGAGGTGGCCGGTCCGGAGACGGCGGGGGTGCGGACGGCGGTGCACCGCTCGGCGTTCGGCAGCTCGAAGTTCACCGAGGAGGTCTGGCACGTCCTCGCGGCCGGGCCGGTCTATGCCGACGCCCGCTGCCTGATCGGCTACGACGACCAGGACAACGCGGTGGCCGCGGCGACGGTCTGGTCGGCCGGGCCCGGCAGGCCCGGCCTGCTGGAGCCGGTGGGCGTGCACGCCGACCATCGCGGTCGCGGCTACGGGACGGCGATCAGCGTCGCCGCCGCGGCGACGCTGCGTGAAATGGGTGCGTCGAGCGCCATCGTCAGCACCCCGAGCTCGAACGCCGCCGCCGTCGCCACCTACACGGCGGCTGGATACGAGCCGTCGTCCGAACGGCTGGACGTCAGCCGACCTGCCTGA
- a CDS encoding sensor histidine kinase has product MGGDGHSTSRQLPRLRLDELLEELQVRIDAVRGTRDRLHGLLEAVLSVGRELDLPQVLRRIVATAVTLVDAEYGALGVIGAGSKLDEFLPVGITEELQAQIGDLPSGHGLLGELIRHPEPLRLRELSEHPASSGFPPHHPPMHSFLGVPIRVREEVFGNLYLTEKRGGIGFDAEDEAVLSTLAVAAGVAIENARLYEEARLRERWLTAGAEFTNAVLSGTSEARVLELMVDRALEITSADIGVVDLLVAEGTELQGSLAHGEGAEVHQGRRIPRQGTLAGTALREGGLVTTADVTCDPRVTFAPERWQGLGPAVAVPMGTADGVRGALVLARRTGRPAFSGAEIASLPGFAGQAALALELADRRQDAEQMSLLEDRDRIARDLHDLAIQRLFATGMTLQSAQRFVSHPEAAERLMRAVDDLDTTIKIIRSTIFGLRAHDTSTMGGSGLRVRIARTVEEAVAALGFTPALRMEGLIDIDVPADVADDVVAVLSEALANITRHAQASATDISIVVRKGRLALTVADDGVGVGSGERESSSGLRNIAERAEKLGGRLALGSGPDGGTRLEWLVPLPGR; this is encoded by the coding sequence ATGGGTGGAGATGGGCACAGCACATCGCGGCAGCTGCCGCGGTTGCGGCTGGACGAACTGCTCGAAGAGCTTCAGGTGCGGATCGACGCGGTCCGCGGCACCCGGGACCGACTGCACGGACTGCTGGAGGCGGTGCTGTCCGTCGGGCGGGAGCTGGATCTTCCCCAAGTACTCCGGCGTATCGTCGCGACCGCCGTCACCCTGGTCGACGCGGAGTACGGGGCGCTGGGCGTCATCGGCGCGGGGAGCAAGCTGGACGAGTTCCTGCCGGTGGGGATCACGGAGGAACTGCAGGCCCAGATCGGCGACTTGCCCTCGGGGCACGGCCTGCTCGGGGAGTTGATCCGGCACCCCGAGCCGTTGCGGCTGCGGGAGTTGTCGGAGCATCCGGCCTCGTCCGGGTTTCCGCCCCATCATCCGCCGATGCACTCCTTCCTCGGTGTGCCCATCCGGGTGCGCGAGGAAGTGTTCGGGAATCTCTACCTCACCGAGAAGCGCGGCGGCATCGGGTTCGACGCCGAGGACGAGGCAGTGCTGTCGACGCTGGCGGTGGCGGCGGGCGTGGCCATCGAGAACGCCCGGCTCTACGAGGAGGCGCGCCTGCGCGAGCGCTGGCTGACGGCCGGTGCCGAGTTCACCAACGCCGTACTGTCCGGGACGTCGGAGGCCCGGGTGCTTGAGCTGATGGTCGATCGCGCCCTGGAGATCACCTCCGCTGACATCGGCGTGGTGGATCTGCTGGTGGCGGAGGGGACGGAACTCCAGGGCTCCCTCGCCCACGGTGAAGGCGCCGAAGTGCACCAAGGCCGGCGCATTCCCCGTCAAGGGACCCTGGCCGGGACGGCGTTGAGGGAGGGCGGTCTTGTCACCACCGCGGACGTGACCTGTGATCCCCGAGTCACCTTCGCCCCGGAGCGGTGGCAGGGGTTGGGGCCGGCGGTCGCGGTTCCCATGGGTACGGCCGACGGGGTGCGCGGCGCCCTGGTCCTGGCCCGGCGGACCGGACGTCCCGCGTTCAGTGGCGCCGAGATCGCTTCGCTGCCCGGTTTCGCCGGACAGGCCGCGTTGGCGCTGGAGCTGGCGGACCGGCGGCAGGACGCCGAGCAGATGAGTCTGCTCGAGGACCGGGACCGGATCGCCCGGGACCTTCACGACCTGGCCATTCAACGTCTCTTCGCGACCGGCATGACGCTCCAGAGCGCCCAGCGGTTCGTCTCCCACCCCGAGGCGGCCGAGCGCCTGATGCGCGCCGTGGACGATCTCGACACCACCATCAAGATCATCCGTTCGACCATCTTCGGACTCCGCGCTCATGACACGAGCACCATGGGCGGCTCCGGGCTGCGCGTGCGGATCGCGCGGACGGTGGAGGAGGCGGTCGCCGCCCTCGGCTTCACGCCCGCGCTGCGCATGGAGGGACTGATCGACATCGACGTCCCCGCCGACGTCGCCGACGACGTGGTGGCCGTGCTGAGCGAAGCGCTCGCCAACATCACACGGCACGCACAGGCATCGGCCACGGACATCTCCATCGTCGTACGCAAGGGCCGACTGGCTCTCACCGTGGCGGACGACGGCGTCGGCGTCGGCAGCGGCGAGCGCGAGTCCTCCAGCGGTCTGCGCAACATCGCCGAGCGGGCCGAGAAGCTGGGAGGCAGGTTGGCTCTGGGCAGCGGACCGGACGGGGGCACCCGCCTGGAGTGGCTGGTTCCGCTGCCGGGCCGGTGA
- a CDS encoding response regulator, with amino-acid sequence MNAPGFSPEHPIRVFLLDDHEVVRRGVRDLLDAEPDISVVGEAGTSERALVRGPALRPDVAILDIRLPDGDGVTVCRELRSKMPEVVCLMLTSFDDDDALLDAIMAGAAGYVLKQIKGTDLIDAVRTVASGQSLLDPATTARLMSTLRGPDEAVAPQDDKLARLSDRERDILALIGDGLTNRQIGKRLYLSEKTVKNHISRLLSKLGVERRIQAAVIAAHFDSEQSR; translated from the coding sequence ATGAACGCACCTGGCTTCTCGCCGGAGCACCCGATCCGGGTCTTCCTCCTCGACGACCACGAGGTCGTACGGAGGGGGGTCCGTGACCTGCTCGACGCCGAACCCGACATCTCCGTCGTGGGCGAGGCGGGCACGAGCGAACGAGCCCTGGTCCGTGGCCCGGCTCTGCGCCCGGACGTGGCGATCCTCGACATTCGCCTGCCCGACGGCGACGGCGTCACCGTCTGCCGCGAACTGCGCTCGAAGATGCCCGAGGTGGTCTGCCTCATGCTGACCTCCTTCGATGACGACGACGCGCTCCTGGACGCGATCATGGCGGGTGCCGCGGGTTACGTCCTGAAGCAGATCAAAGGCACCGATCTGATCGACGCGGTACGTACGGTCGCCTCCGGCCAGTCCCTGCTCGACCCGGCGACCACGGCCCGCCTGATGAGTACGTTGCGGGGGCCGGACGAAGCGGTGGCGCCGCAGGACGACAAGCTGGCCCGCCTCTCGGACCGTGAGCGGGACATCCTCGCCCTGATCGGTGACGGCCTCACCAACCGCCAGATTGGGAAACGGCTCTACCTCTCCGAGAAGACCGTCAAGAACCACATCTCCCGGCTTCTGTCGAAGCTGGGAGTGGAGCGACGCATCCAAGCCGCCGTGATCGCCGCCCACTTCGACTCGGAGCAGTCACGCTGA
- the hypE gene encoding hydrogenase expression/formation protein HypE — protein MTLDCPLPYGEHELIQLGHGAGGRLTAELLDSLVLPALGGQPDGPLEDAALLPGADELVVSTDSFVVSPLSFPGGDIGSLAVHGTVNDLAMRGALPLALTLAVIAEEGLPLAELRAVLDSAGKAAYETGVPFVTGDTKVVGRGAADRLFLNTTGIGRRITGLTPSAAKARPGDAVLLSGPIGLHGTAVLSTREGLGFETDIASDTRPLHRLVQALAPLGGGIHSLRDPTRGGLAAALNEIARDSGVGVRIEERAVPVPAAVAAACDLLGLDPLVVANEGCLVAFVTADTADEALTALRAHPEGAEAVRIGHCAAAPAGRVELRTLIGARRVVDMPLGEQLPRIC, from the coding sequence ATGACACTCGACTGCCCACTCCCGTACGGCGAGCACGAGCTCATCCAGCTGGGCCACGGCGCGGGCGGCAGGCTCACCGCCGAACTGCTCGACTCGCTCGTCCTGCCCGCCCTCGGCGGACAACCCGACGGTCCGCTCGAAGACGCGGCTCTGCTCCCGGGGGCGGACGAACTCGTCGTCTCCACGGACTCGTTCGTGGTCAGCCCGCTGAGCTTCCCCGGCGGGGACATCGGCTCCCTAGCCGTCCACGGCACGGTCAACGACCTGGCCATGCGCGGAGCCCTGCCCCTCGCCCTGACCCTCGCCGTGATCGCGGAAGAAGGCCTCCCGCTGGCGGAACTCCGTGCCGTCCTGGACTCCGCGGGGAAGGCCGCGTACGAGACGGGTGTCCCGTTCGTCACCGGGGACACCAAAGTCGTCGGACGCGGTGCCGCCGACCGCCTCTTCCTGAACACGACCGGCATCGGCCGCCGCATCACCGGTCTGACCCCCTCCGCCGCAAAGGCCCGACCGGGCGACGCGGTGCTCCTCTCCGGCCCGATCGGCCTGCACGGCACCGCTGTCCTCTCCACCCGCGAAGGGCTCGGCTTCGAAACGGACATCGCCTCCGACACTCGTCCCCTGCACCGCCTCGTCCAGGCCCTCGCCCCTCTCGGCGGCGGCATCCACAGCCTGCGCGATCCGACCCGGGGAGGTCTGGCCGCCGCGCTGAACGAGATCGCGCGCGACTCGGGAGTCGGCGTGCGGATCGAGGAGCGGGCCGTGCCGGTGCCCGCGGCCGTCGCCGCCGCCTGCGATCTGCTCGGCCTCGACCCGCTGGTCGTCGCCAACGAGGGCTGTCTGGTCGCCTTCGTCACGGCCGACACGGCAGACGAGGCGCTCACCGCACTGCGCGCGCACCCCGAAGGTGCTGAGGCCGTCCGCATCGGACACTGCGCAGCGGCTCCCGCCGGGCGCGTCGAGCTGCGCACGCTGATCGGTGCGCGACGGGTCGTGGACATGCCGCTGGGTGAGCAACTTCCGCGGATCTGCTGA